Proteins encoded together in one Dechloromonas sp. HYN0024 window:
- a CDS encoding pilus assembly protein PilM, translating to MGLDISSLLNPKARSLFGLDISSSAVKMVELTANGKDGYRVERYTIEVLPKDAVSDGNIANLEGVVDCVKRAWKRMGTSTRNVAMALPGSAVITKKIIVPAGLRDEELESQVETEANQYIPFAIDEVNLDYQVIGPAPAVPDELEVLIAASKKERVEDRVAVADAAGLNATVVDVESFAALAAFELIERQLPDAGKNQVVALVDAGANVINLTVLRNGQQVYAREQAFGGGLLTQDIARHYGMSFEDAEAAKRADNLPEGYEIELLNPFMENLALEVSRALQFFFTSTQYNQVDHIVLAGGCAVIPGIDEVVATRTQVNTLIANPFANMVLSDRVRAKSLLADASSLMVACGLALRRFDPS from the coding sequence GTGGGCTTAGATATCTCATCGTTGTTAAATCCCAAGGCGCGTTCCTTGTTCGGTCTGGACATCAGTTCGTCCGCCGTCAAGATGGTCGAACTGACCGCCAACGGGAAAGATGGCTATCGCGTCGAGCGCTACACCATAGAGGTGTTGCCAAAGGATGCGGTATCCGATGGCAATATTGCCAATCTCGAAGGCGTGGTCGACTGCGTCAAGCGCGCCTGGAAGCGCATGGGGACATCGACCCGCAACGTGGCGATGGCCTTGCCTGGCTCCGCCGTTATCACGAAGAAAATCATCGTTCCGGCCGGCTTGCGCGATGAGGAGCTCGAGTCTCAGGTCGAGACCGAGGCGAATCAGTACATTCCCTTTGCCATCGATGAAGTGAATCTGGATTATCAGGTGATCGGTCCGGCTCCGGCTGTGCCCGATGAGCTGGAAGTGCTGATCGCTGCGTCGAAAAAGGAACGGGTCGAGGATCGCGTCGCCGTGGCCGACGCGGCTGGCCTGAATGCGACCGTTGTTGATGTCGAGTCCTTTGCGGCGCTGGCGGCGTTTGAGCTGATCGAGCGCCAGTTGCCGGATGCCGGCAAAAATCAGGTGGTCGCTCTGGTCGATGCCGGTGCCAATGTGATCAATCTGACCGTGCTGCGCAATGGCCAGCAGGTCTATGCCCGCGAGCAGGCATTTGGCGGCGGCTTGTTGACCCAGGACATCGCGCGTCACTATGGCATGAGCTTTGAAGATGCCGAGGCGGCCAAGCGGGCCGACAATTTGCCGGAAGGTTACGAAATCGAGTTGCTGAATCCTTTCATGGAAAATCTGGCGCTTGAGGTTTCCCGTGCATTGCAGTTCTTCTTCACGTCGACCCAATACAACCAAGTCGATCATATCGTTCTGGCTGGTGGCTGCGCCGTTATCCCCGGCATCGATGAAGTCGTTGCAACAAGAACACAGGTCAATACGCTGATCGCCAACCCATTTGCCAACATGGTGCTGTCCGACCGGGTTCGCGCAAAGAGCCTGCTGGCTGACGCATCGTCGCTGATGGTGGCCTGCGGTCTGGCATTGCGGAGGTTCGATCCATCATGA
- a CDS encoding PilN domain-containing protein, translating into MIRINLLPHREEAKKARREQFFVLAGLVSVLGALIVFAGYTLIGSSITDQDSSNTFLKGEIAVLDKQLDQIKRLKEQTQALLSRKQVIENLQRDRGETVYLLSELVKQVPEGIYLKSLKQDGLKVSITGHAQSNARISALMRNLEASPWMETPQLIESKAVVINGRRINEFGMTFVLTRVRPEDEKVKK; encoded by the coding sequence ATGATTCGCATCAACCTCCTTCCGCATCGCGAAGAGGCGAAGAAAGCCAGGCGTGAGCAATTCTTCGTTCTGGCCGGACTGGTTTCAGTGCTCGGTGCGCTCATTGTGTTTGCCGGATACACCTTGATTGGCAGTTCGATTACCGATCAGGACAGTTCAAATACCTTCCTCAAGGGTGAAATCGCTGTCCTCGACAAGCAACTTGACCAGATTAAGCGTTTGAAAGAGCAAACCCAGGCCCTGCTATCCCGCAAACAGGTCATTGAAAATCTCCAGCGTGATCGGGGCGAAACGGTTTATCTGTTGAGCGAACTGGTCAAGCAGGTACCCGAGGGTATCTACCTCAAGTCACTGAAGCAGGATGGACTGAAGGTCAGCATTACCGGTCACGCCCAGTCGAATGCCCGCATTTCCGCACTGATGCGTAATCTTGAAGCGTCGCCGTGGATGGAAACGCCGCAACTGATCGAAAGTAAGGCGGTGGTGATCAACGGTCGGCGGATCAACGAGTTCGGCATGACTTTCGTGCTCACCCGCGTCCGGCCTGAAGACGAGAAGGTGAAAAAGTGA
- a CDS encoding type 4a pilus biogenesis protein PilO yields MNAKTISLPNIDFQAMADDFRLMNPNDPGAWPLIPKITVLVGLFAAILIGGWWFVWNDQLTELETKQKEEETLKQQYVDKKRQAVNLDLYIQQLADIDRSFGALLKQLPDKSEIDALLIEVNQAGLGRGLQFELFKPGQEQVKDFYAELPIAVKINGSYHDFGAFAADIAKLPRIVTLNNISIAPAQAGGQLSLDATTKTFRYLDDEEIAKQKKIEQEKKAAQGAKK; encoded by the coding sequence GTGAACGCCAAGACTATTTCCCTCCCCAATATCGATTTCCAGGCGATGGCCGATGATTTTCGGCTGATGAATCCGAATGATCCGGGCGCCTGGCCGCTGATTCCGAAAATTACTGTCCTGGTCGGCCTGTTTGCCGCAATCCTGATTGGTGGTTGGTGGTTCGTCTGGAATGACCAGCTGACCGAGCTCGAGACCAAGCAGAAAGAAGAAGAAACGCTCAAGCAGCAGTATGTCGACAAGAAGCGTCAGGCGGTCAATCTGGACCTGTATATCCAGCAACTGGCCGATATTGATCGTTCTTTTGGTGCTTTGCTCAAGCAGTTGCCGGACAAGTCCGAAATTGATGCCCTGCTGATTGAAGTCAACCAGGCCGGTCTTGGTCGTGGCCTGCAGTTCGAACTGTTCAAGCCGGGCCAGGAGCAGGTCAAGGATTTCTACGCCGAGTTGCCCATCGCCGTGAAGATCAATGGCAGCTATCATGACTTTGGGGCCTTTGCTGCTGATATCGCCAAGCTGCCGCGTATCGTGACCCTGAACAATATTTCCATTGCTCCGGCCCAGGCGGGCGGTCAACTGTCTCTGGACGCGACGACTAAAACCTTCCGCTATCTGGACGATGAAGAGATCGCCAAGCAGAAGAAGATTGAGCAGGAGAAGAAGGCAGCGCAAGGAGCGAAGAAGTGA
- a CDS encoding pilus assembly protein PilP → MKRILLVALCGFLGACAGGSHEDLKQWMAENTKDMRGKIPKLPDVKPYEPVPYDVDAMVDPFKPNKIEPESKYKQVAGKGGAFQPDFEAREVRNSLLEKYPIESLKMIGYMHVNNRPMAVVQVEDKVKQVKVGDYVGLDFGMVTQITDTEVQLRELIQDSAGDWTERKSSLYLQSKEGSKK, encoded by the coding sequence GTGAAACGAATATTGCTCGTCGCCCTGTGTGGTTTCCTTGGTGCTTGCGCCGGCGGAAGCCACGAAGACCTGAAACAGTGGATGGCTGAAAACACCAAGGACATGCGCGGCAAGATACCTAAGTTGCCTGACGTCAAGCCTTACGAGCCGGTGCCCTACGATGTTGACGCGATGGTCGATCCGTTCAAGCCGAACAAGATCGAGCCGGAGTCGAAATACAAGCAGGTGGCCGGCAAGGGTGGTGCCTTCCAGCCCGATTTCGAGGCCCGTGAGGTACGTAACAGCCTGCTCGAGAAGTATCCGATCGAGTCACTGAAAATGATCGGCTACATGCATGTCAACAATCGTCCGATGGCGGTTGTGCAGGTTGAAGACAAGGTTAAGCAGGTCAAGGTTGGCGACTACGTTGGCCTTGATTTCGGTATGGTGACGCAGATTACGGACACGGAAGTTCAACTGCGCGAATTGATACAGGATTCTGCGGGTGACTGGACTGAGCGCAAGAGCTCGCTCTACCTGCAGAGCAAGGAGGGAAGCAAGAAATGA
- the pilQ gene encoding type IV pilus secretin PilQ: MKFITYAMAVASACLAFSSPARAEAPPANTIEAVNVAQQGNEIALRIDLKEALASPPPGFSVANPAKIALDFQSTANGLGKTSQVFNQGDLRGMNVVQVGDRTRMVLNLVRNMNYKTRIDGKSLYVTLTPIERLADSAAQRTTRFAEESLVGSRHAVNDVMFRRGKDGEGRIIVDLSDTGTGIDIRQQGPNLVVDFMKTSVPDRLRRKLDVTDFATPVTAVETKTFGDNVRMIITPKGVWEHNAYQSDNQFIVEVKQIVEDPNKLVQGAKVGYQGPRVSINYQNGDVRALLRLMAEELNLNAVISETVTGTTTLVLKDVPADQVIDIIFQQKGLDMRKKGNIIMIAPRDEIATREKLDFESKQQISELEPLKLEQFQLNYQKAADVARLLSGVAVGGVAAAPAAGAATSTQRILSKRGSAVADPQSNIVFVNDIPTKLEEIHTFIRAIDTAARQVLIEARVVEAQDSFKRELGAKLGLINSKSSQILGTGINVAGGKMTPGTSTTTAGVTTTTPATLTQNPMVGVNLPLPTTGGALAFSLFNSAVTRILNVEIAALEEDGIGKIISSPRVITANNVKAKIEDGTEVPYISFQPGSGGGAGTYTVAFKPAKLSLEATPQITPEGTVRMNLIVKKEEPDWTRAVSVNGFLNPPIKSSVVETNVVVENGGTVVIGGVFITDMQNTVDKVPLLGDIPFLGWLFKYKNETGKRRELLIFITPRVISDKMRFD; the protein is encoded by the coding sequence ATGAAATTCATCACCTATGCGATGGCTGTAGCCTCGGCCTGCCTTGCCTTCTCGTCTCCGGCGCGAGCCGAAGCGCCGCCTGCGAATACGATCGAAGCGGTCAACGTGGCCCAGCAGGGTAACGAAATCGCGTTGCGGATTGATCTCAAGGAGGCTTTGGCCTCTCCGCCCCCAGGGTTCAGCGTAGCCAACCCGGCCAAGATCGCCCTTGACTTCCAGTCGACCGCTAACGGTCTGGGCAAGACCAGCCAGGTCTTCAACCAGGGCGATTTGCGCGGCATGAACGTAGTTCAGGTCGGCGATCGCACCCGGATGGTGCTCAATCTTGTCCGCAACATGAACTACAAGACCCGGATCGATGGCAAGTCGCTCTATGTCACCCTGACGCCGATCGAGCGCCTGGCTGATTCAGCGGCTCAGCGCACGACGCGTTTTGCCGAAGAAAGTCTGGTCGGTTCGCGGCATGCAGTCAACGATGTGATGTTCCGTCGCGGTAAAGACGGCGAAGGTCGGATCATCGTCGATCTGAGCGATACCGGTACCGGTATCGACATTCGCCAGCAAGGCCCCAATCTGGTTGTCGACTTCATGAAGACGTCGGTGCCGGATCGCCTGCGCCGTAAGCTGGATGTCACTGATTTCGCTACGCCGGTCACGGCCGTCGAGACCAAGACTTTCGGCGACAACGTTCGCATGATCATTACGCCCAAGGGTGTCTGGGAACACAACGCTTACCAGAGCGACAACCAGTTCATCGTCGAGGTCAAACAGATCGTCGAAGATCCGAACAAGCTGGTGCAGGGTGCCAAGGTTGGTTATCAGGGTCCGCGTGTCAGCATCAATTACCAGAATGGCGACGTCCGTGCGCTGCTTCGTCTGATGGCCGAGGAACTCAACCTCAATGCCGTGATCAGCGAAACGGTCACCGGCACGACGACACTTGTGTTGAAGGATGTCCCGGCTGACCAGGTGATCGACATCATCTTCCAGCAAAAAGGTCTGGACATGCGCAAGAAGGGCAACATCATCATGATTGCCCCACGCGACGAAATTGCTACCCGCGAAAAGCTTGATTTCGAATCGAAGCAGCAGATCAGCGAACTAGAGCCGCTCAAGCTTGAGCAGTTCCAGTTGAATTATCAAAAGGCCGCTGATGTCGCCCGCCTGCTCTCCGGTGTTGCGGTTGGCGGCGTTGCTGCTGCCCCGGCTGCTGGTGCTGCGACCTCGACCCAGCGCATCCTCAGCAAGCGCGGTAGCGCTGTCGCCGATCCGCAGTCGAACATCGTCTTTGTTAACGATATTCCGACCAAGCTGGAAGAAATCCACACTTTCATCCGCGCCATTGATACGGCGGCTCGTCAGGTGCTGATCGAGGCACGTGTTGTCGAGGCGCAGGATAGCTTCAAGCGGGAACTGGGGGCTAAGCTCGGGCTCATCAATTCGAAGTCGAGTCAGATTCTGGGAACTGGTATCAATGTGGCCGGTGGGAAGATGACACCGGGAACCTCGACCACTACCGCTGGCGTTACAACGACAACGCCAGCGACCCTCACGCAGAATCCGATGGTCGGCGTCAATTTGCCGTTGCCAACTACGGGTGGAGCGCTCGCCTTCTCGCTGTTCAACTCGGCGGTTACCCGAATTCTCAATGTCGAAATCGCCGCCCTAGAGGAAGACGGTATCGGCAAGATCATTTCCAGCCCGCGCGTCATCACGGCCAACAACGTCAAGGCCAAGATCGAGGACGGTACGGAAGTTCCTTACATCAGCTTCCAGCCGGGTAGTGGTGGTGGTGCCGGCACTTATACCGTGGCCTTCAAGCCGGCCAAGCTTTCACTCGAGGCCACGCCGCAGATCACGCCCGAGGGTACGGTCCGGATGAACCTCATCGTCAAGAAGGAAGAGCCGGACTGGACCCGCGCCGTCAGCGTCAATGGCTTCCTCAATCCGCCGATCAAGAGCTCGGTAGTTGAAACCAACGTGGTTGTCGAAAATGGCGGCACGGTAGTGATTGGTGGCGTATTCATCACTGACATGCAGAACACCGTTGATAAGGTCCCGCTGCTCGGCGATATTCCGTTCCTTGGCTGGCTGTTCAAGTACAAGAACGAAACGGGCAAGCGTCGCGAACTGCTGATCTTCATCACGCCGCGCGTCATTTCGGACAAGATGCGCTTCGACTGA
- a CDS encoding shikimate kinase: MENRRNIYLVGLMGAGKTTVGRQLARRLARPFFDSDHEIVERTGVPIPTIFEIEGEDGFRRREVQTIHELTESDNIVMATGGGVVLNAENRRRLHDTGWVVYLNVPPAMLHERTRHDRNRPLLHVADPLAKLEELHAIRDPLYRETAHMVVDGGHLMASGIVMHLLREFNRQCKP, encoded by the coding sequence GTGGAAAATCGTCGCAACATCTATCTCGTCGGACTCATGGGGGCCGGCAAAACAACCGTTGGTCGTCAGTTGGCGAGGCGTCTGGCTCGGCCATTCTTCGATTCCGACCATGAAATCGTCGAGCGAACCGGTGTGCCGATCCCCACGATCTTCGAAATCGAAGGCGAGGATGGATTTCGTCGGCGCGAAGTGCAGACCATCCATGAATTGACGGAGAGCGACAACATCGTCATGGCCACTGGTGGCGGTGTCGTCCTCAATGCCGAAAACCGGCGCCGTCTGCACGATACCGGCTGGGTGGTTTACCTCAATGTGCCGCCCGCCATGCTCCATGAGCGGACCCGCCATGACCGCAATCGCCCATTACTGCATGTGGCCGACCCACTGGCCAAGCTCGAGGAACTACACGCCATACGCGACCCCCTGTATCGCGAGACGGCCCACATGGTGGTGGACGGCGGTCATCTGATGGCCTCCGGCATCGTCATGCATCTCCTGAGAGAATTTAACCGCCAATGCAAACCATGA
- the aroB gene encoding 3-dehydroquinate synthase: METLGVALGDRSYPIHIGSGLLDRMDLIQPHIKQKKVVVVTNTTVAPLYLDRLQRTLESGRIAVLPVILPDGEQFKTWETLNLVFDALLGARCERGTTLVALGGGVIGDMGGFAASCYQRGMPFIQVPTTLLSQVDSSVGGKTAINHPLGKNMIGAFYQPQLVLADISTLNTLPERELKAGLAEVIKYGLIRDIEFFAWLEANLEKLLDRDPVALTYAIHRSCANKAEVVAADEKEMGERALLNLGHTFGHAIETGMGYGEWLHGEAVSAGTLIAAELSHQLGWLDANAVKRVEQIFVRAGLPVFGPRLGSARYLELMSHDKKVQDGKLRLVLLQEIGRAVVSDQANDRQIGVAIEARCT; this comes from the coding sequence ATCGAAACGCTCGGCGTCGCCCTGGGCGATCGCTCTTACCCCATCCATATCGGCAGCGGCCTGCTTGATCGAATGGACTTGATCCAGCCGCACATCAAACAGAAAAAAGTGGTGGTGGTGACCAATACCACCGTCGCTCCCCTTTATCTCGACAGGCTGCAGCGCACCCTCGAAAGTGGCAGAATCGCAGTGCTGCCGGTGATCCTGCCCGATGGCGAGCAATTCAAGACCTGGGAAACCCTGAATCTGGTTTTCGATGCCCTGCTCGGCGCCCGCTGCGAGCGCGGCACCACCCTGGTCGCTCTCGGTGGCGGGGTGATCGGTGATATGGGTGGCTTCGCTGCCTCCTGCTACCAGCGGGGAATGCCCTTCATTCAGGTGCCGACAACCCTGCTGTCGCAGGTTGACTCCTCGGTTGGCGGGAAGACGGCGATCAATCATCCGCTCGGCAAAAACATGATTGGTGCCTTTTATCAGCCGCAGCTAGTGCTGGCCGATATCTCGACACTGAACACGCTGCCCGAGCGTGAACTGAAAGCCGGCCTGGCCGAAGTGATCAAATATGGTCTGATTCGGGATATTGAGTTCTTTGCCTGGCTTGAGGCTAATCTGGAAAAGCTGCTGGATCGTGATCCGGTGGCGCTGACCTACGCAATACACCGCTCTTGTGCCAACAAGGCCGAGGTGGTGGCGGCCGATGAGAAAGAGATGGGCGAACGTGCGCTGCTCAATCTTGGTCACACATTCGGGCACGCCATCGAAACCGGAATGGGGTACGGCGAATGGCTGCATGGCGAAGCGGTGTCGGCCGGCACACTAATTGCTGCTGAGTTGTCGCATCAACTGGGATGGCTGGATGCGAATGCCGTTAAGCGGGTCGAACAGATTTTTGTTCGGGCCGGGCTGCCGGTGTTCGGACCGCGGCTTGGGTCCGCCAGATATCTCGAATTGATGAGCCATGACAAGAAGGTTCAGGATGGAAAGCTACGCCTGGTCCTCCTTCAGGAAATCGGTCGGGCTGTTGTTTCCGATCAGGCCAATGACCGCCAGATCGGGGTGGCAATCGAGGCCAGATGCACCTGA